The following nucleotide sequence is from Citrus sinensis cultivar Valencia sweet orange chromosome 6, DVS_A1.0, whole genome shotgun sequence.
TGTCTATTTAGTGTGGTTTATTTATTGGTCAGAAGggtatatttaatttcttaaattatttttaattattgtttagCTAGTTTTTGCgtaaaatttttgaagattaaataaattattttatctttattaacaaaatctcaaatttttaaaacttgtctattaaactaattttataatttttaataaaaaattttattaacaaccaaacaactaatttttttaataaaatttatttttgtaaaactctatttaaataagctcattttacaaattatacCAAACAGAACCTTAATCAATCAATTATCTATTCTAGGTAACTACAAGATGACTTGTTAATCACGTAAataccaacaaaaaaaaattacaataatttgaTTATGCTTATGCTTAACATATTGGATCAActtaatttgatataattcatgctttaatttgttaaacCCCAATGCGGGAATCATCCAACAATGCAATTACAGTATTGACGTATACGCATGAATTGGAAAGACAAAAATCGTTAGACCATGGAGAACCTAATTCCCCTTCTCTGACGTCCAAAACTTGTCCAAAACCAAAACGTGCAAGAAGAGATTGAATTTTTTGTCACGAGACTCATCTCCCAAATTTTCAATGTCTAAAATTCCACAAAGACCATAACCAAAAAGTTTCCATGACATTTCCTTGCATGAAACCTACAAAAGAGTTGCCCCAGATTGACCAAACTGATGGCTGCTTAAAAGccacaatattaaaaacaaaacaaagcaaCCTTGTATTCTCAGTTTGTCACTTCCAGGAAACTCTCAAGCAACTGTGCCTTCGAAATTTTCTTGTAAGATTAGTCTACCCTGTGTGATGAAAGCACCAGATTCTTGGGAAGTCCCTGTCccatatttaaataaatcaaaataagtgGCAGTCCAGCCAACGAGATTACGCCATGTACGCAACAATGGATACATGTCACAATTTCATTGCATAGAAGATTTTTCCACCAAATTGAccatttctttcttcatgCGCTTTCCATGCGGCCGCCGTTGAGCAGTTTCCCTGAAAGCTCACTGCTTTTGATGCCCTTTAAATATAACAATCCTCTGACTCTTTCCTCACATCAAATTCCATGTAATTCATTTTCTCATATCACCAAAAACATCTTATAGTTTCAACATTGCTATGGCTGCTAACAGTTTTTACTGCTTAATTACAATGCAAAAATCACCAGGAAACAAGAACCAACACCCCTTTAATCAATTCTTTGCATTCATTCAAGGCTTTTTGTTTCATAAGTTTCTAACAATGATCAGTTGCGTTAACACTTTTTTCTTAAGCCATCGTTCTTTTGTCCAATCCCAATTTGAGTCTTGCGAGTCAAGAAATTGGGATGAGAAGAGCCAAGATTTTAAGTTGTGCAGCAAACAAGCTTCCTGCAATGAGAAGAAACATGACGATGAGAGTCTCTCTAGAGATCAAGTGGAGACGGTGATGACAAACTTGACACTTTTTTGCAGCCCCGAAGGCGAGGAGCTTCCGCAGAAGGTCGGTTCCAGAGAGCTTTCCAGGTTGTTTGAGGAGAAAGAACCAAGCTTGGAGGAGGTGAAGGATGCTTTTGATGTGTTTGATGAGAACAAAGATGGCTTTATTGATGCCCTGGAGTTGCAGAGAGTGCTCTGTATTTTGGGCATGAAAGAGGGATTCCAGCTGGAGAACTGcaagaaaatgatcaaaacTTTTGATGAAAACGGAGATGGAAGGATAGATTTTAAGGAATTTGTAAAGTTTATGGAGAGTAGCTTTGTTGAATCCTAATTAATTTACGCAATATAAGTAACACAGCTTGGTGTTTACCTTATtcctttcaatttcaattttttacttttgtttttcctcCGCAGTTCTAATATGAATATCTACGCAACTTACATTAGATGTTCCATTTTATTCTCTTCTGATtgcttcaaatataaaaatcagataaaaaggaagaaattaaCAGAGTTCTGATAAATATTGTCACCgttcattaatattttgcagaataattttatagagATTAATTATTCTAGCTGCTGCTGAAGTGGAGTTCCGGCAAAAGAATTTCTCAAACTCTGGTTCTGGAGTCTCTAAGATTGAATTGCacttccttttttaaaaaccaAACCGTATCATCAATTTACAATTGAACCTTGAGCTGTGGCTGTAGCAGTGTGGTTAGGTGACTCAGGTTTATATGGCATGAATGCTTGATGCTGGAAGTCAAACAACTAGAAGAAAAGTTCCCGGAGTATCTCAATATCAGAAAAAAGAGCATTATATAATATCCTGTTGGCACAGATTTCCAGCAAGCTTGGTGGCGTTGGACGGCCATAGAGGCTGATTTTTTGCCAGCATGCTCATCTTCGTAGCATCCAAGCATTCAATCTTTCACCATATGACTCAAATACCCATCAAATCTTCACCAGTAATCTGTGCAAGAGCAGCACCCATCTTGAAAACGATGGAAACGGTTGGTATCTCGAACAATTATATCCCTTTTTGTAAGCTTCGAAATAAGTTTCACAGCAGAGTGGCAGTCATCGCACATCCtaagatttttaattacaagGATGGGTGCTGTTGGAGGTGTTTCCATAAGGGCATACGCAATAGCCAACTTCTCACTGTGATAGTTAAGATAGTCTTCTTTCTGCTCATCCTCCACATCATGGAGTACAGCAGCAACATCTGGTACAT
It contains:
- the LOC102616804 gene encoding probable calcium-binding protein CML46, with amino-acid sequence MAANSFYCLITMQKSPGNKNQHPFNQFFAFIQGFLFHKFLTMISCVNTFFLSHRSFVQSQFESCESRNWDEKSQDFKLCSKQASCNEKKHDDESLSRDQVETVMTNLTLFCSPEGEELPQKVGSRELSRLFEEKEPSLEEVKDAFDVFDENKDGFIDALELQRVLCILGMKEGFQLENCKKMIKTFDENGDGRIDFKEFVKFMESSFVES